The genomic window TCATACTTCTTATTAAATCCCATAGTTGCATCCAAAATTAATACATCCAAATATTTTATTTTTTCTTTTAGATAGGTTATTGTTTCAGGTAATAATTTCCCCGTATCTACTCCATACATAACTTTCATATTATCTTTTTCAAATATATAATTTAAAGGTGTTTCATCATAATTAGAGGTGTGATTTGCTTTTATTGTATGAATTACATATCCATTAAAATGCAATTCTTTATAAGGTTCTACTGACATTAAACTTATCTTAGGCAATTCTATTGCTTCTTTTAAAACCTTTCCTAATTTGTTTGGTACAATCAAATCAACATGAAATAATTTATCAAACGACCCTGAAAATATAGGGTTTCTATATTCAAAATTTTTTAAAAACAAATGATCTGAATGACTATGAGTGATAAATATATGCTTTACTTCTGATAAGTTTTTACCGAAACGATTTGCGGAACTCACAATATCTGGACCAAAATCAACCAATATTTCATCGTTAATCAAAATACTTGAACGTAATCTTATGCTTTTTCTTCCCTCAGCTCTTGCTTCTTGGCAATTTTCACAAGAACAAAATGGATTTGGAAATCCTTCTGAAGCTGCAGTACCTAAAAATAATATCTCCATAGCATATCCCCCTTGATATTTGATTTTTATTTAATTATAACATAAAATATGATAAAATATAACTATAAAAGGAGGTGTATTATGAAACTTGCAGTAATTAGTGATACTCATGGTTCATTATATTATTTTGATAAAGCATATAATTATTTAAAAGATGTTGATAGGTTAATACATTTAGGAGATTATTTATATCATGGACCTAGAAATCCTTTACCTGAAGGTTATGATCCTATGAAATTGGCTAATAGAATAAAAGAACTAAAAAAACGAACATATATAACAGGAAATTGTGATTCACCTATTGATTTAAAATTATTAAATATACCAGAAATTTCACCATATGCTGTTGAAAGCTATGGCTCATTTAATTTTTTCTTCACACACGGCTGGGATCCTAACATTGAAGACGCTATATCATTGGCAAAAAAATATAGATGTCAGTTTTTAATCCATGGACATACACATATACCTAAATATGAAAAACTCGAAGATATTATTATTTTAAATCCCGGAAGTGTTTCTTTACCTAAAGAAAATTCTCCTCACAGCATTTTAATAATTGATATCAACAATGATATTAAATTTAAATTTATTAATATTGAAAATAATACAGTATATATGGAATATTAAAAAAATAATATTGACATTTATAAATATTTATGTTATATTTTATATATGTATATGTGTTCATATATAGGAGGTATGATATGAGTGATAAAACTAATGAATTTATTAACAGGAGTTTGATTTTAGATGCTGTTGAAATGTATAAAATATTTGCTGATGAAACTAGATTAAAAATTTTATTAGCATTATTAAAAAATGAATTATGTGTTTCGAAAATTGTAGATATAGTCGGCATATCTCAATCTGCAGTATCACATCAATTAAGACTGCTAAAACAAATGAATATTGTAAAATATAGAAAACAAGGAAAAAATGTATTTTATTCCTTAAAAGATAGGCATATAGAAGAAATAATAAATATGGTATTTGAACATTTAAAAGAGAAAGGAGACTAATTATGGCAAATCATAGTCATACTGAACATCATCACCACCATCATCACGGAGATGATTTAACAGATAAAAAGTTATTGTTTTCAGTATTATTTAATTTTATTATAACTTTATCAGAAATCCTTGGAGGAATATATTCAAATAGTTTAGCACTAATTTCCGATTCACTGCATAATTTAAACGATACAATGGCAATTTTATTAAGTTATATAGCTAGAAAAATTTCAAAAAGGCCAAAGGACGAAAAAAGAACATATGGATATAAAAGAGTAGAAATTTTAGCAGCATTTACAAATACTCTTTTTTTATTTGCTGTAGCAATATTTTTAATAGTAGAAAGTATTAAAAAATTTTATAAACCTGAAATAATAGATGGAAAATTAATGCTTATTATTTCAATAATAGGATTGATTGGAAACTTAATAACAGCAGTATTGTTATTTAAGGAATCAAAAGAAAATTTAAATGTAAGAGCTACATTTGTGCATATTGCTAGTGATACATTATCTTCTATAATGATTATTATTGGTGCTATTTTTATATATAAATATAATTGGTATATTTTAGATCCAATTTTTACTATGTTAATAAGTGCATATATACTTTTTGAAGGTTATCATATATTAAAAGAAAGCACAAATATATTAATTCAAGGCACTCCTGATAGTATGGAGTTAAATAAAATAAAAGAAGAACTTGAAAAATTTAATTATGTTGAAGACGCTCATCATATACATGTATGGACAACAGATGGGCAAGACAAATATCTTGAGTGTCATATTTCTTTAAAAGAGCATGAAAATTATAATTTAGATGAATATTTAAAAGAATTAAACCATATATTAAATGAAAAATTTGGAATAACTCATACAACAATTCAATTTGAAAAAAATATTTGCAAAGGAGGTAAATAACATGAGAGAAGAATTATGGAATTGGAAATATCAAAAATTAGGAGAAAAAGTTGTAGAAAATTTAAAAAGAAAAAAACATGATGCTTTCTTAGTAGAAAAAAGGGAGGATGTTGTTCCGTTATTAAAAGAAATAATGAAAGAAAATAGTTTAGTAGCCGTTGGTGGAAGTTTAACATTATCAGAATGTGGAGTTTTGGATTTCTTAAGAAATGAAAATTTTAACTTCTTAGATAGATATAATGCAAAATCAAAAGAAGAATTAGAAAAAATACAATATGAAATGTTTAAAGCTGATTATTTCTTATGCAGTGCAAATGCTATTACAGAAGATGGCAAGATTGTTCAATTAG from Marinitoga litoralis includes these protein-coding regions:
- a CDS encoding ArsR/SmtB family transcription factor, with protein sequence MSDKTNEFINRSLILDAVEMYKIFADETRLKILLALLKNELCVSKIVDIVGISQSAVSHQLRLLKQMNIVKYRKQGKNVFYSLKDRHIEEIINMVFEHLKEKGD
- a CDS encoding cation diffusion facilitator family transporter, with amino-acid sequence MANHSHTEHHHHHHHGDDLTDKKLLFSVLFNFIITLSEILGGIYSNSLALISDSLHNLNDTMAILLSYIARKISKRPKDEKRTYGYKRVEILAAFTNTLFLFAVAIFLIVESIKKFYKPEIIDGKLMLIISIIGLIGNLITAVLLFKESKENLNVRATFVHIASDTLSSIMIIIGAIFIYKYNWYILDPIFTMLISAYILFEGYHILKESTNILIQGTPDSMELNKIKEELEKFNYVEDAHHIHVWTTDGQDKYLECHISLKEHENYNLDEYLKELNHILNEKFGITHTTIQFEKNICKGGK
- the yfcE gene encoding phosphodiesterase; its protein translation is MKLAVISDTHGSLYYFDKAYNYLKDVDRLIHLGDYLYHGPRNPLPEGYDPMKLANRIKELKKRTYITGNCDSPIDLKLLNIPEISPYAVESYGSFNFFFTHGWDPNIEDAISLAKKYRCQFLIHGHTHIPKYEKLEDIIILNPGSVSLPKENSPHSILIIDINNDIKFKFINIENNTVYMEY
- a CDS encoding MBL fold metallo-hydrolase encodes the protein MEILFLGTAASEGFPNPFCSCENCQEARAEGRKSIRLRSSILINDEILVDFGPDIVSSANRFGKNLSEVKHIFITHSHSDHLFLKNFEYRNPIFSGSFDKLFHVDLIVPNKLGKVLKEAIELPKISLMSVEPYKELHFNGYVIHTIKANHTSNYDETPLNYIFEKDNMKVMYGVDTGKLLPETITYLKEKIKYLDVLILDATMGFNKKYEYHMGYDEVVGTKELLYNEGIIDDNTKVIVTHFSHLHNPKHSILEELYGKHNIIVAFDGLKIMVK
- a CDS encoding lactate utilization protein — translated: MREELWNWKYQKLGEKVVENLKRKKHDAFLVEKREDVVPLLKEIMKENSLVAVGGSLTLSECGVLDFLRNENFNFLDRYNAKSKEELEKIQYEMFKADYFLCSANAITEDGKIVQLDGNGSRVAPMIFGPKNVIIVAGMNKVVPDLESANKRIEYISPMNSKRLNFDTPCTYTGKCDDCMSPQRICVHRVIVETGVRHPGRFKIILVKEDLGL